One window of Oncorhynchus masou masou isolate Uvic2021 chromosome 33, UVic_Omas_1.1, whole genome shotgun sequence genomic DNA carries:
- the LOC135527681 gene encoding synaptophysin-like isoform X1, whose amino-acid sequence MDIVNQLVAGGQFRVLKVPLGFIKALEWIFAIFAFSTCGSYSGMFKMSVLCKNRTESDLSIGVEFEYPFRLHQVYFDAPTCKGGPPERLFLVGDYSSSAEFFVTIGVFSFLYSMAALSVYVFALEKYRENNKGPLIDFGVTCVFTFMWLVSSAAWAKGLSDVKASTDPEKVVDLISACDEEGNLCREVHDPVMSGLNTSVCFGFMNLVLWGGNLWFVFKETGIIAPFMRAPPPQEKQPAPDSYGQQAGYEQDPYASSQGDYKPEYNQQQQGYNQEGGEYGHTPTSFANQIESESAE is encoded by the exons ATCTTTGCCATCTTTGCATTCTCAACATGTGGGAGTTACTCCGGGATGTTCAAGATGAGTGTGCTGTGTAAAAACAGGACAGAGAGCGACCTGAGTATAGGGGTGGAATTTGAGTATCCTTTCAG GCTTCACCAAGTATACTTTGATGCCCCGACCTGCAAGGGGGGTCCACCCGAGCGTCTCTTCCTGGTTGGTGACTACTCTTCCTCAGCAGAGTTCTTCGTCACCATTGGTGTGTTTTCCTTCCTCTACTCCATGGCTGCGCTCAGCGTCTACGTCTTCGCCCTGGAGAAGTACCGGGAGAACAACAAGGGACCACTCATC GATTTTGGCGTGACGTGTGTGTTCACCTTCATGTGGTTGGTCAGCTCCGCTGCGTGGGCTAAGGGCCTGTCGGATGTCAAGGCGTCCACGGACCCTGAGAAGGTGGTGGATCTGATCTCAGCCTGCGACGAGGAAGGGAACCTCTGTCGCGAAGTTCACGACCCCGTCATGTCTGGACTCAACACCTCCGTC tgttttGGCTTCATGAACCTGGTGCTGTGGGGAGGAAACCTGTGGTTCGTCTTTAAGGAGACCGGCATCATCGCCCCCTTCATGCGCGCCCCTCCTCCCCAGGAGAAGCAGCCCGCCCCAGACTCGTACGGCCAGCAGGCGGGGTACGAGCAGGACCCTTACGCCAGCTCCCAGGGGGACTACAAGCCAGAAtacaaccagcagcagcagggCTACAACCAGGAGGGCGGAGAGTATGGCCACACCCCCACCTCCTTCGCCAATCAgat AGAGTCAGAGTCAGCAGAGTGA
- the LOC135527681 gene encoding synaptophysin-like isoform X2 → MDIVNQLVAGGQFRVLKVPLGFIKALEWIFAIFAFSTCGSYSGMFKMSVLCKNRTESDLSIGVEFEYPFRLHQVYFDAPTCKGGPPERLFLVGDYSSSAEFFVTIGVFSFLYSMAALSVYVFALEKYRENNKGPLIDFGVTCVFTFMWLVSSAAWAKGLSDVKASTDPEKVVDLISACDEEGNLCREVHDPVMSGLNTSVCFGFMNLVLWGGNLWFVFKETGIIAPFMRAPPPQEKQPAPDSYGQQAGYEQDPYASSQGDYKPEYNQQQQGYNQEGGEYGHTPTSFANQM, encoded by the exons ATCTTTGCCATCTTTGCATTCTCAACATGTGGGAGTTACTCCGGGATGTTCAAGATGAGTGTGCTGTGTAAAAACAGGACAGAGAGCGACCTGAGTATAGGGGTGGAATTTGAGTATCCTTTCAG GCTTCACCAAGTATACTTTGATGCCCCGACCTGCAAGGGGGGTCCACCCGAGCGTCTCTTCCTGGTTGGTGACTACTCTTCCTCAGCAGAGTTCTTCGTCACCATTGGTGTGTTTTCCTTCCTCTACTCCATGGCTGCGCTCAGCGTCTACGTCTTCGCCCTGGAGAAGTACCGGGAGAACAACAAGGGACCACTCATC GATTTTGGCGTGACGTGTGTGTTCACCTTCATGTGGTTGGTCAGCTCCGCTGCGTGGGCTAAGGGCCTGTCGGATGTCAAGGCGTCCACGGACCCTGAGAAGGTGGTGGATCTGATCTCAGCCTGCGACGAGGAAGGGAACCTCTGTCGCGAAGTTCACGACCCCGTCATGTCTGGACTCAACACCTCCGTC tgttttGGCTTCATGAACCTGGTGCTGTGGGGAGGAAACCTGTGGTTCGTCTTTAAGGAGACCGGCATCATCGCCCCCTTCATGCGCGCCCCTCCTCCCCAGGAGAAGCAGCCCGCCCCAGACTCGTACGGCCAGCAGGCGGGGTACGAGCAGGACCCTTACGCCAGCTCCCAGGGGGACTACAAGCCAGAAtacaaccagcagcagcagggCTACAACCAGGAGGGCGGAGAGTATGGCCACACCCCCACCTCCTTCGCCAATCAgatgtga